The DNA region CCTCAGCTCCAACGGACGCTGCCTCGCACGCTGCCCCGAGCCGCTGGGCTCGGTCGCCGAGGCCAGGGCCGCGATCGCCTCGGCGGTTGCAGCGCTCGACCGGGCGACCGTCGTGGTACGACCCGTCTCGGACAACCGCTGGCGATGGACGATGCGGCTCGACGGGACGGTCGTCGCCGTCGGCTCGCCTGACCACGACCGTCGGGTCCGCTGCGAGCACGCTGCGCACCGCTTCGCCGCCGCTGCCCCGGCTGCGGCGGTCGACCCCATCGTGCACACCTTCCACCGGCGCGCTGCCCCGCGCCGCACCCAGCAGGCGAGCCGATGACCCTCCTGCGGACGGAGGTGCTCCCGACCGTCCCCGCGGTGCCGCGCAAGCTCGCCACGGCGGCCACCGGCTTCGACCGGGTCTTCGTGATCGGTGCCCGTGGCATCGGGGCGACGGTGCTCGCGATCACGGGTGGCATCGGGTTCTTCCTCGCCGTCCAGGCCGTGCCCACCCTGCAGCGGTACGGGTGGGACTTCTTCACCGAGACCCAGTGGCAGCCCGAGGCCGACGTGCTCGGCATCGCCTCGGTGCTCCTCGGCACCGTGACGGTCGCCCTCGTCGCGATGACTGTCGCCTTCCCGCTGGCGCTGGCCACCGCCCTGTACATCAGCGAGTACGCGCCGCTGCGCCTGCGGGGCACGTTCGTCTCGATGGTCGACCTCATGGCGGCGGTGCCGAGCATCATCTACGGCATCTGGGGCTTCTTCCTCCTTCAGCCGCACGCCAGCGCGATCGCGCGGTGGCTGCACGCGTACCTCGGGTTCCTGCCCTTCTTCAAGGTGGACACCGACCCGCACGCCGCGGTCTGGGAGCAGACCCGGTACACGGCCTCGGCCTTCGTCGCGGGCCTCGCCGTGGCGATGATGGTCATGCCGATGGCGTCCGCGGTGATGCGCGAGGTCTTCTCGCAGGCTCCGATGGGCGAACGAGAGGCGGCCCTCGCGCTGGGCTCGACCCGGTGGGGGGTGATCCGAGCCGTCGTGCTGCCCTTCGGCAAGGGCGGGGTCATCGGCGGGACGATGCTGGGCCTCGGCCGTGCGCTCGGCGAGACGATCGCCGTCCTCCTGATCATCTCGCCGTCCTTCGACCTGAAGCTCCGGCCGCTGGAGATCGGCACCAACACGGTCTCCGCCCTCATCGCCGGCCGGTTCGGCGAGGCGACCGACGCCCAGCTCTCCGCCCTGCTCACGGCCGGACTCGTCCTGTTCCTGGCCACCTTGGTGGTCAACACGCTCGCCGCGATGGTGGTCGCCCGCAGCCGCT from Cellulomonas sp. KRMCY2 includes:
- the pstC gene encoding phosphate ABC transporter permease subunit PstC, whose amino-acid sequence is MTLLRTEVLPTVPAVPRKLATAATGFDRVFVIGARGIGATVLAITGGIGFFLAVQAVPTLQRYGWDFFTETQWQPEADVLGIASVLLGTVTVALVAMTVAFPLALATALYISEYAPLRLRGTFVSMVDLMAAVPSIIYGIWGFFLLQPHASAIARWLHAYLGFLPFFKVDTDPHAAVWEQTRYTASAFVAGLAVAMMVMPMASAVMREVFSQAPMGEREAALALGSTRWGVIRAVVLPFGKGGVIGGTMLGLGRALGETIAVLLIISPSFDLKLRPLEIGTNTVSALIAGRFGEATDAQLSALLTAGLVLFLATLVVNTLAAMVVARSRSGAGTDI